GCACTTGAATGAGCTACAAAAATACAGCTCAGGCTTCCACACTTGGCTGTGACAATGGCTGTGTCTTTATTGCAGTGCTGCAACATAACGAACAACACCACCTGGTTGGCCTCCCGGTTGGTAATCTAAAACACCTGTTCCACCTGGTGCACTGTTACTGTCTTTCAGATGCTAACACATGGCCagacaattttccaccaaggAAACTGATAACGTTGATTCCCTGCACTACCGGAAACAGGGCAGTAGTGTGGCAGCGTACATGTCACGCGCAATGTACAGATAAGGCTCTAAACGTCGATCAATCGGACTTACTCCTGGTGGCCACTACACTGTTTGTACCGAGCAGCGTCGACCACCAGTCTGTTGGCAGGCGTGCGAAGGCAATCATTAGTCTACCACCGAGTGTCATCAGTCCTCATTTACGCTCGTGCAACGCTGCGTCACCGCAGTTCGGTAACTTCCGATAGGATCCACCAACGTCCTCGATGTCTTCTAGCAGAAATTGTTTGTCCtctttttgtgattttttaagcAGCTTAGTATCGAAACACGGCTAAGGAACGGATAGAAACGCATTAGTTTATTCTTGAAGGAGAGCCACTTGATgcatgatggttttttttttattttgcttaccGTCTCGCACACGTTCATGTTGCAACAGTTTTCTATTGTGATTTCGCACTGTGTCGTTGGTGGCCGGGAGGTCATTGGCGTGACCACCATCTTCTTGGTGATGCGTGGCCTCGGTGGTTTCATCATCCGGTGTACAATGATCACGATCGCTAGCAGCAACGCGAATGACACGGTGAAGCAAAGCGACGTGTAAACTACGGTCCGATTGAACGATTCCTTGCAGTATGTTACCTTTGGTTCCATTAGTGGCAATGTCTTGGAAATGCTGTaaaggaagaaatggaaaaaacgtAAATATTTAGTAAAGatgtaaaattatctttttttttaaatttatataaaattccattcattttttaattaagttcTGTAAGAAATGTCTTTCATTCTCAATTCATATCGTGAAGTAGACATGGCTATCAATAACTTCCCACGTTCTAATTTTCAGTTAAATTAATCCCCTTAGAGAGACACCTGGATACTTTTGCAAGTTGGACCATACTTTGTGTTGCCAATCATTAGATTTGTTTCGTGATACAAGTCAGTGCCAAAAGAAAGTCACATTTCGCCTCCATTAATTTTAGTACTCCATTCATCTAAACTTGTAGTGTCTCCTGGAGTAACATTCTAactcattttttaaaaaaatcctccagcAAACACATTTACCATACGGATCATTAATCAAACGTGAATGAGATCCACGATTCCTGGAGTcgatttgttattgtttaaaCTGTGTGCAACTTTGTCTCTATAGAAGCTTCTAATCTCCAGCAAATTAATCGCGAATGGTTGAGGGAAGTTGAGATgagagaaaagggaaaaacaagcATAAACAATTGTAAATCCGGATCGTCACGAAAACCAGTTTCACTGGTTCCCAATGTGCGTATTTTGTATTCGTATTTGAAACGATAGTTTTTGCGCGTTTCCAAGTGGCAACTGTTCCAAGATCTGGTAATGGCGCAcctgctctttttttttgggtgaatgTTTCGTTACGTCCTTGGATTGCGGCGTCATTTGTTTGAGTGTTTGGTAAGGGTTCACCACGCAACAGTCAACCTCAACATGATTTAGCCAGGTCATGGTTAAGAGATACGTTTTATGAAAAGGACAGTTCAGTCTAGTTTGCTTGCTTCTGATATGACATGCTCTAGCAGTTAACAGTTCAAGATTATGGAGATATTCGTAAGGCTCACAGAATAATCATATCTTACCCCAAACAGTACTGCTGCCATTGTGGATCTTCGTTGTAGGTATTACACAGCCGGACTGCAATTTCACACCTTTTGCCGGCAAACTCTTCCCCGCATTGACACTCGGGTACAGTCGTTTCATTACCAAGCGTACAGTGGCCCCCATTCAGACAGTAGTTGTTACAGCTATACTCCTCACACCGCTCACCTCGATAGCCCACCTTGCAACGGCATTTGGGATACTTTCCATCCTCCACATAGCACTCACCATTATAGCAATAATCCGTCCCACAGATTGGATTCTCGCACCGTGCTCCACTATACCCGGTGCGATCGCACAAACAGGTGCGATCGTTCGCATCAACCGTGGCGTTACTAAACTGACACCGACCACCATTCAGACAGAACCCATCGCACCGATTCCGGTCGCACCGTTCACCTTCGTACCGCCGGTCACAATCACACAGCGGTTGATTATCACGCCCGATACGGCAGCTACCCTGGGCGCAGAAATTATTGCAAAGGTCTATCTCGCACAGCTTGCCACCGAACGCCGGTGGACAGAGGCACGTGTTCGTGTGGTGATTAACCGTGCCATTGTTAAGGCACACGGTCAGCTGACCCTGTTGCGATTCTTGCTGCAACACCGCGGCCGGTTTAGCGTTTTGCATGTTCTCCAGAATGCGATTGACCACCGACTGGCAATCGGGGTTGTTGCGCTGGTGTTCCAGCAGCAGATTTGCGCGCAGAATCACTGCGGACGGATGTTCTCCCCGGTACACGGTACGGGATTTAGCGTCCGGCTCTTTGGACATTTCgtaaatttcattattttcctgATCGGTCCAGTAGATGAAATCATTCTTCACCGCTATGTCTGCCGGCAATCGATCGAGCCCGGTCTGCAGGGTGCGCTGATCGTTCACCTCCAGGTTGGCGCTCTCGATCGTGTACCGTCGGCCGTATTTCTTCTCCACCCAGTACAGACGGTTGCGGTAGTGGTCCACCGTGATACCTTTCGGCAGGTATACTTGCTCTTCGTGCACGTTCAGCACGGTGCCGTTCATCGATGCGCGTACAATGTTGGATGTTTTCGGGTAGCAATTCGTCCAGTAAAGATGCCTACGGCATTCGTCGATCGCTAATCCTGCCAGCTCATGATCTGGTTCCACCGTCGTGACATGGTGTACTAGCGACGAGGGCGATCCGACAGAATCGCCCGTACCTGTCGTCGGTGCGATCGTCGTACCCGTTTCGTTCAACACGTTTCCTCCGGAACGTAAGGAAGAAAGCAGCGCATCAATCTCAACGAAATAAATCGATCGAGTACCCTTCTCCGTCCAGTACAATCGACGCTCCAGATGATCGAATGCCATACCACTGACGTAGGCCGTTTCGGGCGATTTGGGCATTAGTTTGGTTACCTTGTGCAGCTCGTCCGCATCGTCGTAATCGAGCGCAAACAGCCGATACTCGGGATGGTCGAGATCGGTAAAGTACAGCTTGCCAAGTACCTCATCGTACGCGAACGCCGAAATACGGCTGTACTGATGGGCAGCGGAAGAAATCTTGCGCCAGTTTGAATCGAAAAACAGAATGCCATTGTCCGTTGTCACTGCAGCCGCTGTTGAAGGAgaaaatacaaagaaaaacgGGTTCCACAAAATTAgttaatgtgtttaaaaataatgtctTACTAATAGAAAATTATAAACGAAAATATCAGCAAAGCGCAAACGGGAAATAGAAGAatgaaatgttgcaaaaaaagcattatCTTCTCAcgcaaaatcaatcaattggcagTGCCGGCGCCCCATGCTTAGAAATGGATTAACTCCTATCATGTACACTCTTGCAGAACGTGTGGTTGTATACGCGAATTTGCTACGTACTAATGTTTATGATGAAATAGATCGATAAGATACTAGATGACGGTCCAGTAAAAAGGTGTGCTGCAATCGGGAAATGGTAGACATAAACTTTAACTACCATTTCAGCACAGTGATAAACTATTGTGGAACATGCGTGAATTCGCACGTAGGCCATTTTGAAATGCATTTACAAATTGTCGTCCAAAATAGTACCCTCATGGACTTTGGATTTGTAATTTGCTTTTATAATagttcttgaaaaaaaaatctttaaatacaGTATGTGCAGTACTGTCCATTTCCTCTGCACTCATAAGACATAATCAAGATAtgcataataatttttaaaatgtggataattttaaaatagacCAAAAAACCTAGTACAACTGCTCTGCATGGTTGAGATTGCATAGTTAATATCATCAAacgttttgtttaatattttcaaaactttttcaaaacccTTCCCGATAGCTAATATCCCAATATTAACGCACAACGCCTCAGGGGGGGTCGCTACTACGAAATGGAAACCTCTCACGAACTAATGCATACACAGCAACAATCAAAAAGAACTGCAAATGTGCAAATTATGTCTCGCATTTGCAACACATTGTAAATGCCGTGCTTTAACGGGGCCCCGACGGTGATGGTCAAATGCATTGAGAAGGTGGTAGGTGAGGGACCTTGTGTTACAAATTAGACTGCCACGGCTATACGGCTATGAGCTGCCGGCCAGAAGTCGCTCCGCATGCGACTCCGGACTTCGTTTATGAAGTGCAAAGCGTTGCAAAGCATGTGCATGAGGCTTCCAACGGTGTAAACGAAACCATTTCCTTCGGGCTTAGATTTTGATGAATAAGCTAATATTTCTGTTTTGAAAATGGAAGCATTTCATGGatgtttataaattgattgcGGAATAACTCCGggaagaagaataaatttatttatttttatttatttttaagcatGACGGCATTTCGTCGTATTGTAAGCCTCTTAGGAGTGAAGCGTTTATAATTTTCACAATGCATTTATCCTCTTTGTAGTTTTCCTTATCCCCAATTGCGTAAATGTTGCTTAGTGAATTTTTGCATCTAAATATAATACAGAAGGAGATCAGCTAATCTACTCAGTAACTCAGCGGGCAGTATTCTTACTCTCCACTAATGAAGTGTTCTCAAAAGCATAAATTACCATCGGGAACCGGTAAAgagacccaaaaaaaaccctctcaaATTCCCTTTTACCTCATTCACCTTTTGCTGCGGACGTCTAGACGAAACGTAATGACGATAATAATAAAGGCAAGCGTACAAGCGTCATTTTCGACATTCCCAAAGGAATTTTCCCAAAGCACATTCGTTGGAATTTTGTGCTGCCATACAACAATTGCACATTTCTGCAGTTTAAGGTTTCCCTTCTCATCTGACATCGCACGCAAGCGATCGGTGTGTATTTAAGCTGTGGTTTGCTCAAATATCGCATACTTCAATAGtacgagggggaaaaaacaaaccaccttACACCACAGATGACTAAGCGGAACAGAGATTCGTTTTTACAGGTGTCgtttacatttaaaacaatctaCCATTGTGattgtgcaaaagaaaatgtttcctaTTACCCAGAAATGACGAGCTAATGGAACTTATCTACAGGAATGTTACGGATTTGTTAGGCTGTGGATCATTccctttccttttgcttttggaGAAGATAAAAAGCTTTTAAACTTATCACGTGGTGAATGGCCGACCAAAATCACCCACGATGTTACGAAACGAAGTAAAGATACAGGGGCGTTGAGTCATTTTCAAACGGTCATCAGCTCTGATAAACGGTCAAAGGACCCCCTTGATATGCTGCACCGTTTTGcctaacacaaaaaaaaatacaatttacgTTGTTATGATAAGCTTTTGGaaggtttagtttttaaacCATTCGAAAAGATCGGAAGCACCATTACGCATAATTAGTCTACCTTTTACAACACTCTACTTGTCGTTCTGGTCTGTCAAGCCCATCGGAAACGGGtccggtaaaaaaaaaactatattacGATTATCAAAAAGCAGTAAATAATACCCAAAACCACATCATAGACACCGACACCACAGATGGAATCGGATTTGACAACATGGAAAAGTCACGTCACGATGCCGACACCCAACGTGCTGTACACCTACTGCCTACTGGGgtacagagaaagagagagagagatcgtGATTAGAGGTGATCGCGCAAATCTCGAACCACGAACCACCCCTGATCCGACGAAGAAGAAGGTACGTTCAGCGGTAGTACCCATATCGAGATTGCTGTGGCATGCGTCCCCTGATTAGGATACTACTCTACCCGCCTCTACTTggccatttttgtttccaacgTTTATTTTTTCGCAAATAACAATGATAGCCAAACACGACACGTTGATACGTTGGTGTAAAGGTGTCGTCGCCGTCGTCGTTATCACACTTTGCGTACACACGCGGCTGATGACGATGCTGATCGGTTGGCAAATTTCCACCACAGCTATAATTGTATCGTAGACTTCTTTTGCTACAAACACTCTGGTAGCGGCACCGCTCGACCCATCGGA
The DNA window shown above is from Anopheles funestus chromosome 3RL, idAnoFuneDA-416_04, whole genome shotgun sequence and carries:
- the LOC125768585 gene encoding protein cueball codes for the protein MKNPYRVSSAMAGWLVLGLSSCCLGYVIATEWAAAVTTDNGILFFDSNWRKISSAAHQYSRISAFAYDEVLGKLYFTDLDHPEYRLFALDYDDADELHKVTKLMPKSPETAYVSGMAFDHLERRLYWTEKGTRSIYFVEIDALLSSLRSGGNVLNETGTTIAPTTGTGDSVGSPSSLVHHVTTVEPDHELAGLAIDECRRHLYWTNCYPKTSNIVRASMNGTVLNVHEEQVYLPKGITVDHYRNRLYWVEKKYGRRYTIESANLEVNDQRTLQTGLDRLPADIAVKNDFIYWTDQENNEIYEMSKEPDAKSRTVYRGEHPSAVILRANLLLEHQRNNPDCQSVVNRILENMQNAKPAAVLQQESQQGQLTVCLNNGTVNHHTNTCLCPPAFGGKLCEIDLCNNFCAQGSCRIGRDNQPLCDCDRRYEGERCDRNRCDGFCLNGGRCQFSNATVDANDRTCLCDRTGYSGARCENPICGTDYCYNGECYVEDGKYPKCRCKVGYRGERCEEYSCNNYCLNGGHCTLGNETTVPECQCGEEFAGKRCEIAVRLCNTYNEDPQWQQYCLGISKTLPLMEPKVTYCKESFNRTVVYTSLCFTVSFALLLAIVIIVHRMMKPPRPRITKKMVVTPMTSRPPTTQCEITIENCCNMNVCETPCFDTKLLKKSQKEDKQFLLEDIEDVGGSYRKLPNCGDAALHERK